The window GGAAGAATCAACGCCACTGAAATCAACGGTGGCCGTGTAATTGTAGTTCTGGCTCAGCGGGACCGTTTCCGGGGCGGAGAGCGAAATGGTGAAATCCCCGGCGGCTGCCATGGCCGGGGAAATACCCAGCATCAGCGAACCTGCAGTGACCACTACGGCCAGGGCTGCTGCCGGAACCTGCGGGATGGAACGTCTCGGCGACGGTGGTATCCGGGGCCGGGCACTGGAATCCTTCCGCGAACCCGGAGTCTTTTCACGCCGGCCGAAACGGCCCCATGACTGTAATAAGGACATCTATAGCTCCCTTGCTAGTCCCGGGCCACACCGCCCGGGGTGCACAACAGTGCGCAAGGGCGGGACAACTCAGGTTTGGAAAAGTGAGCGTTCGCTCTCTTTTCTAACTAGTGTGGGAGGTTCGGCAAACGTGACGGAGAGTTTCCCGGGCATGGCCGTATGTGGATAACTCCGGAACGGGAGCGACCCAACAGCCTCAGGCGAAGTAAACACCAATGCGATTGCCGTCGATTTCCTCAATGCGGATATCGATGTCGTAGACGTCGTACAGCATGCCCGCACGCATGATGTCCGAGGGCGTGCCCTGATGGATGAGGCGGCCGTTTTTCATGGCCAGGATGGTGTCCGAATAACAGGATGCGAAGTTGATGTCGTGGACCACCAGAACAATGGTCTTCCCGAGCTCGTCAGCCAAGCGCCGCAACAGTCGCATCATTTCCACGGAGTGCTTCATGTCCAGGTTGTTCAGGGGCTCGTCGAGTAAAAGGTACTCCGTGTCCTGCGCCAGGACCATGGCAATGTAGGCACGCTGACGCTGGCCACCGGAGAGCTCGTCCACGAACTTGTCCGCCATGGACGTGAGGTCCAACTGCCGGATGGCTTCGTCAACGTGCTCGAGATCCTCAACTGTCGGCCGGCCACCGCTATGCGGGAAGCGCCCAAACGCCACAAGGTCGCGAACGGTCAACCGCATTGTCAGGTGGTTTTCCTGCCGAAGGATGGCCATGGTTTTGGCCAATTCCCTGCTGGGCGTCGCTGTGACATCCAAGCCAGCCACGGATACTCCCCCTGCGTCCATGGGCTGCAGGCGGCTGATCAGGGAGAGCAGTGTGGACTTGCCGGCGCCGTTGGGCCCGATGATGGACGTGATGCCGCCGCGGGGGATCTCGCAGCTGACGTCGTCCAGCACGGTGGTGCCAGCGTAGCGCTTTGTCACGTTGCGGACGGTAATCATTTCAACGAGCCTTTCAGCAACAGGTAAAGGAAGAGGATGCCGCCGGTGAATTCGATAATCACGCTCAGGGCAGTGGCGAAACCGAACACGCGCTCTAGTAGCAACTGACCGCCCACCAGCGCAATCGCACCGATCAGGACCACCATCGGCAGCAGCCACGCGTGCCGGAAACCGCGGCAGAGCTGATATCCGAGGCTGACAACCAGGAGCCCGAAGAACGTCACCGGCCCCACCAACGCCGTGGAAATTGCCACCAGCAGCGAGCATGCAAGCAACACCCGCATCACCACGCGCTTGTGGTCAACGCCTACGTTGATGGCCACTTCGCGGCCCAGCGCCAGGACGTCCAGCGTGTGCCTCGTGCGCCACACGCCGACGCATACCAGGGCCACCAGCACGGCAGAAACACCCAGCAGACCCGGATCCACATTGTTGAAGCTGGCGAAGAACAGGTCCTGCAGAATAATGAATTCACTGGGTTCCATCAGCCGCT is drawn from Arthrobacter sp. 31Y and contains these coding sequences:
- a CDS encoding iron ABC transporter ATP-binding protein, with the translated sequence MITVRNVTKRYAGTTVLDDVSCEIPRGGITSIIGPNGAGKSTLLSLISRLQPMDAGGVSVAGLDVTATPSRELAKTMAILRQENHLTMRLTVRDLVAFGRFPHSGGRPTVEDLEHVDEAIRQLDLTSMADKFVDELSGGQRQRAYIAMVLAQDTEYLLLDEPLNNLDMKHSVEMMRLLRRLADELGKTIVLVVHDINFASCYSDTILAMKNGRLIHQGTPSDIMRAGMLYDVYDIDIRIEEIDGNRIGVYFA